In a genomic window of Methanosarcina horonobensis HB-1 = JCM 15518:
- a CDS encoding type II toxin-antitoxin system HicA family toxin, with protein MTKIKPLSNKKVIKALEKVGFQPIRQTGSHLFMKNPDGRTTIIPIHSKEIKVEIINAILKEAKISREEWIELVKNLILF; from the coding sequence ATGACAAAAATAAAACCACTTTCAAATAAAAAGGTAATTAAAGCACTTGAGAAAGTTGGTTTTCAACCTATTCGACAAACAGGTAGTCATTTATTTATGAAAAATCCAGATGGTAGAACTACCATTATACCAATTCATTCAAAAGAAATTAAAGTTGAAATTATTAACGCAATTTTAAAAGAAGCGAAAATTTCAAGAGAAGAATGGATTGAATTAGTTAAAAATTTAATACTTTTTTAG
- a CDS encoding DUF7557 family protein, which translates to MSTIAIDPDVKESLRELKLAPEESYNSVVKRLISEVKKKEDYKPMFPKEEKQEHKESRIKDFNAWLEKKLVEDKNILDALGRK; encoded by the coding sequence ATGTCTACAATAGCTATAGACCCGGATGTAAAAGAATCGCTTAGAGAGTTAAAGTTAGCTCCAGAAGAGTCTTATAATTCGGTAGTTAAGAGACTTATTAGCGAAGTTAAAAAGAAAGAAGACTATAAGCCTATGTTTCCAAAAGAAGAAAAACAAGAACATAAGGAATCTCGTATAAAAGATTTTAATGCTTGGTTAGAAAAGAAGCTGGTAGAAGATAAAAATATTT
- a CDS encoding CRISPR-associated endonuclease Cas6 → MKVKTLTLTLVPDRKVGTNASKLRGFFATRFNEYTLLHQHNCDKVIYMYPLVQYKILKGIPLVFGINEGVEILQEIFNKYEKIELDESTYEILEKKVSFKEQEFGLSDKFHTYSFETPWFALNQENFTDKYKKIGTNEQKELLRKTLVGNILSMSKSLGYTVPGQIKCETNLRPGSSRMKGVEIATFKGKFMVNFLIPDYFGLGKSVSRGFGTVKRCSL, encoded by the coding sequence ATGAAAGTCAAAACGCTAACTTTAACTCTTGTTCCTGACCGAAAAGTAGGAACAAACGCCTCAAAACTTCGAGGGTTTTTCGCTACCCGGTTTAATGAATATACACTTTTGCATCAACATAACTGTGATAAAGTAATTTACATGTATCCTTTAGTCCAATATAAAATTTTGAAAGGTATTCCTCTAGTTTTCGGAATAAATGAAGGTGTGGAAATTCTTCAGGAAATTTTCAACAAATACGAAAAAATCGAGTTAGATGAATCCACATATGAAATTCTGGAAAAAAAAGTATCTTTCAAAGAACAGGAATTCGGCCTTTCTGACAAATTCCATACCTACAGCTTTGAGACTCCCTGGTTTGCTTTGAACCAGGAAAATTTCACAGATAAGTACAAGAAAATAGGAACTAACGAACAAAAAGAACTCCTTAGAAAAACTCTCGTTGGAAATATTCTTTCCATGTCCAAATCCCTTGGCTACACTGTTCCGGGGCAAATCAAGTGTGAGACAAATCTGCGCCCCGGCTCTAGTAGAATGAAAGGAGTGGAAATTGCCACTTTTAAAGGAAAGTTTATGGTTAACTTCCTCATCCCTGACTATTTCGGCCTTGGAAAATCCGTATCTCGCGGTTTTGGGACGGTGAAAAGATGCAGCTTGTAA
- a CDS encoding type II toxin-antitoxin system HicB family antitoxin has translation MRTKEFLVIIEKSENGGYVAFVPDLPGCHTQGDTLEDVRKYIKDAIQLYLEVESDYLNEEPTKFVSAEMMQVEI, from the coding sequence GTGAGAACAAAAGAATTTCTTGTAATAATTGAAAAAAGTGAAAACGGTGGATATGTAGCTTTTGTTCCAGATTTGCCTGGATGTCATACACAAGGGGATACATTGGAAGATGTAAGAAAATATATTAAAGATGCAATTCAGCTTTATCTCGAAGTTGAATCAGATTATTTGAATGAAGAACCTACAAAATTTGTGAGTGCAGAGATGATGCAGGTTGAAATATGA
- the cas4 gene encoding CRISPR-associated protein Cas4 produces MINYECVMNEGQAEICIEKDTDLEKNPEDEDSTAVEPDSENDSGTIIRISDVLEYLFCPRFIYYMYCLDIPQHEEKRFKVIKGREVHETRKLTNRDYVRKKLNCIRKESDIFIASKQHHIKGIVDEVLFLEDGTAAPLEYKFAEYKDKVFKTYKFQLVLQALLIRENYNIEVNRAYLCFTRSNSLVKEMEITPSDFKKAEKIIEEILDIVQKGLYPKTSRSSRKCVDCCYRNICV; encoded by the coding sequence ATGATCAATTATGAGTGTGTGATGAACGAGGGACAAGCTGAAATCTGTATCGAGAAAGATACAGACCTTGAAAAAAATCCCGAAGACGAAGATAGCACAGCCGTTGAGCCTGATTCTGAAAACGATTCCGGAACAATAATCCGAATTTCAGATGTTCTTGAATATCTGTTCTGCCCCCGCTTCATTTACTATATGTACTGCCTCGATATCCCCCAGCACGAAGAGAAAAGGTTTAAGGTTATCAAAGGCCGTGAAGTCCATGAAACAAGAAAACTCACAAATAGGGATTATGTGAGAAAGAAACTGAACTGCATAAGGAAAGAGAGCGACATTTTTATTGCTTCAAAGCAGCACCATATAAAAGGAATCGTTGATGAGGTACTATTTCTTGAAGATGGGACTGCTGCTCCTCTTGAGTACAAATTTGCCGAATATAAAGACAAAGTTTTTAAGACCTATAAGTTTCAGCTGGTTTTGCAGGCTCTTTTGATCCGGGAAAATTATAATATTGAAGTAAACCGCGCCTACCTCTGTTTTACCCGGAGCAACAGCCTGGTCAAAGAAATGGAGATTACCCCTTCTGATTTCAAAAAAGCCGAAAAAATAATCGAAGAAATACTCGATATCGTTCAAAAAGGCTTATATCCCAAGACATCCAGATCTTCTAGAAAATGCGTAGATTGCTGTTATCGGAATATCTGCGTATGA
- a CDS encoding CRISPR-associated helicase/endonuclease Cas3, translated as MGKELSSCDFHLHSHPDKILFRHLSNVGNKSISTSREKSLSLEKFGIDENIFSKISFLIGICHDFGKGTDYFQRYLFETDLAIQRSLKNKKEYHHGLISAIFTYYILEKYVDSLNDKNILEYIPTIGYLIVKRHHGNLKDAEDEIRELIDKDVLEIIDLQIKSLDISELKTVYEKLLDGYDISSDIDTFCNEYRSIAGEILKNRRKLVKLLKGEQFTGYYLITLTLYSILINSDKIDASSIDVSSEIEISSELVDMYMVEKGFHNNESTINKIRNGIYKEVTENIEKLDLDNKIYSISVPTGSGKTLTSLSFALKLKARLREEKRIKAKIIYSLPFLSIIDQNYDVFEGVFKTVEIANPSEDVLLKHHHLADIFYRTQDNEEFEGLKSLFLIEGWNSEIIVTTFVQFFHTIVSNKNRSLRKFHTIANSIVILDEVQSIPHKYWLLLKQVISGFAKYFNTYFIFVTATQPLIFDPEKGEIIELVKNKDKYFREFDRVKLKINLSSIGMNDFKEIIESEVKKNPEKDFLFVLNTIKSSLEVFKHLKNLELDNSDYYYLSTNIIPKERLNRIKKIKEKSEKRKIIVSTQLIEAGVDIDVDIVYRDFATIDSINQVSGRCNRNSSKSYRGQVNIVVLKDERKEFHRYIYSSFLIDKTKEVLKESPSEIYEEDLLFLNNSYFRKVKDTSSEDESKELLSYINELKFKTLTSDFRLIEDKVGYEKIDVFVEMDDEAVETWKEYILIKSLKNPLNRKEKFLAIRKKFNEYIISVSKNDFSCEEPEDLNIGYIPLEQIKHYYDPETGFIFKLKPTMMCD; from the coding sequence ATGGGGAAGGAATTATCTTCATGTGATTTCCATCTTCATTCCCATCCTGATAAAATACTATTTAGGCACCTATCCAATGTAGGAAATAAATCTATCTCGACCAGCAGGGAGAAAAGCTTATCACTGGAAAAGTTTGGGATTGATGAAAATATCTTTTCCAAAATCTCATTTCTTATAGGGATTTGTCATGATTTTGGAAAGGGAACGGATTATTTTCAGAGGTATCTTTTTGAAACAGATTTAGCCATACAGAGGAGTTTAAAAAATAAAAAAGAATACCACCATGGCCTTATCTCAGCTATTTTTACCTATTACATATTAGAAAAATATGTAGACTCACTTAATGATAAAAATATTTTGGAATATATTCCTACCATAGGGTATCTCATTGTAAAAAGGCATCATGGAAACTTAAAAGATGCTGAGGATGAAATCCGAGAACTAATAGATAAAGATGTTCTTGAGATTATTGATCTTCAAATAAAGTCATTAGACATAAGTGAATTGAAAACAGTATATGAAAAGTTACTCGATGGATACGATATTTCTTCTGACATCGATACTTTCTGCAATGAATATCGCTCTATTGCGGGCGAGATTTTAAAAAATAGAAGAAAACTCGTAAAATTACTCAAGGGAGAGCAGTTTACAGGTTATTATCTAATTACATTAACTCTTTACTCGATTCTTATAAATTCTGATAAGATAGATGCGTCTTCCATTGATGTTTCCAGTGAAATAGAAATTTCATCTGAACTTGTGGATATGTATATGGTAGAAAAAGGCTTCCACAATAACGAAAGTACAATCAATAAGATACGTAATGGGATTTACAAGGAAGTCACAGAAAATATTGAAAAACTTGACCTTGATAACAAAATATATTCGATAAGCGTTCCTACAGGTTCAGGTAAAACTCTGACATCACTTTCTTTCGCATTAAAATTGAAAGCAAGATTAAGAGAGGAAAAGAGAATCAAGGCAAAAATAATTTATTCTCTACCTTTTCTGAGTATCATAGATCAGAATTACGACGTTTTTGAAGGTGTTTTTAAAACAGTTGAGATAGCAAATCCTTCTGAGGATGTACTACTTAAACATCATCACCTTGCAGATATTTTTTACAGAACGCAAGACAACGAAGAATTTGAAGGGCTTAAAAGTTTATTTTTAATAGAGGGATGGAACTCTGAGATAATTGTTACCACTTTTGTCCAGTTTTTCCACACAATTGTATCCAATAAAAATCGCTCACTCAGGAAATTTCACACCATTGCGAATTCGATTGTAATACTTGATGAGGTCCAGTCAATTCCTCATAAGTACTGGCTACTGTTAAAACAGGTCATTTCGGGTTTTGCAAAATATTTTAATACATACTTCATTTTTGTGACAGCAACTCAACCTCTCATTTTTGATCCTGAAAAAGGGGAAATCATTGAGCTGGTGAAAAATAAAGATAAATATTTCAGAGAGTTTGATCGAGTTAAGTTGAAAATAAATCTGAGTTCAATAGGCATGAATGATTTCAAGGAAATAATTGAATCAGAAGTCAAAAAGAACCCAGAAAAGGACTTCTTATTTGTATTGAACACTATTAAATCTTCTCTAGAAGTTTTTAAACATTTAAAGAATTTAGAACTTGATAATAGTGATTATTATTATCTTTCTACTAACATTATCCCAAAAGAGAGGCTTAATAGAATTAAAAAAATCAAGGAGAAGTCGGAAAAAAGAAAAATTATCGTCAGCACTCAACTTATAGAAGCTGGAGTAGATATAGATGTGGATATTGTTTACAGGGATTTTGCCACAATTGACTCAATAAATCAAGTTTCTGGAAGATGTAACAGGAATTCTTCCAAAAGTTATCGAGGACAAGTAAATATTGTGGTTCTGAAAGATGAAAGGAAAGAATTCCATCGATATATATATTCGAGTTTTCTCATCGACAAAACAAAAGAAGTGTTGAAGGAATCTCCTTCGGAAATTTATGAAGAGGACTTGCTTTTTTTAAATAACAGTTACTTCAGAAAAGTTAAAGATACTTCAAGTGAAGACGAATCTAAGGAACTACTATCATACATAAATGAGCTTAAATTTAAAACCCTTACATCTGATTTCAGATTAATAGAAGATAAAGTAGGATACGAAAAAATAGATGTATTTGTTGAAATGGACGATGAGGCGGTTGAAACATGGAAAGAATACATCTTAATAAAATCTCTTAAAAATCCTCTGAATAGAAAAGAGAAATTCTTGGCGATCAGGAAAAAATTCAATGAATACATCATTTCCGTATCTAAAAATGACTTTTCCTGTGAAGAACCAGAGGATCTCAATATCGGATACATTCCTCTTGAACAAATAAAACATTATTATGATCCTGAAACCGGTTTTATCTTTAAATTAAAGCCCACCATGATGTGTGATTGA
- the cas1 gene encoding CRISPR-associated endonuclease Cas1, translated as MQLVINTHGSFLKKQNNCFLVKVDDKVFEVSEKKVDSILITTSATITTDAIKFAVENNIDIVFLDNFGDPYGRIWHSKLGSTTYIRRRQLEISEEPEGFRLAKGWIEQKIDSQILFLKDLKKNRPEQKDELDDYISGMEDMKAQLEALEGTLDEMRGKIMGLEGMASRHYFEALSYLLPDKWKFNGRSRNPAKDEFNCLLNYGYGVLYSRVEKACIIAGLDPYVGFNHTDDYNKKSFVFDLIEMYRIHIDRTVFNLFSKKQVSDSFFDEIPKGMTLNKEGKAVLIQAVNETFDKEISYRGRNIKIGNTIQFDCHRIANSLIGK; from the coding sequence ATGCAGCTTGTAATCAATACTCACGGCTCCTTCCTTAAAAAACAAAACAACTGTTTTCTTGTAAAAGTTGACGACAAAGTTTTCGAAGTTTCAGAAAAGAAAGTGGACAGTATCCTGATCACGACCTCTGCCACCATAACTACCGATGCAATCAAATTTGCGGTAGAAAACAATATCGATATCGTTTTTCTGGACAACTTCGGAGACCCTTATGGCAGAATCTGGCACTCAAAACTCGGGAGCACGACATACATCAGGAGAAGGCAGCTTGAGATTTCGGAAGAGCCCGAGGGATTCAGGCTTGCGAAAGGCTGGATAGAACAGAAGATCGACAGCCAGATACTTTTTTTGAAAGACCTCAAAAAGAACAGGCCTGAACAGAAGGATGAACTTGACGATTATATTTCTGGAATGGAAGATATGAAAGCGCAGCTTGAAGCCCTTGAGGGGACGCTTGACGAAATGCGAGGGAAGATCATGGGCCTTGAAGGGATGGCTTCTAGGCATTATTTTGAGGCTTTGAGTTATCTTCTGCCCGATAAATGGAAATTCAATGGCAGAAGCAGAAACCCTGCAAAGGACGAATTTAACTGCCTTTTGAATTATGGATATGGAGTTTTGTATTCAAGGGTTGAAAAAGCGTGCATTATAGCAGGGCTTGACCCTTATGTCGGTTTTAACCACACAGATGACTATAACAAAAAGTCGTTTGTTTTTGACCTTATTGAGATGTACCGCATCCATATTGACAGGACAGTTTTCAATCTTTTTTCGAAAAAACAGGTTTCAGACAGCTTTTTTGATGAGATCCCGAAAGGCATGACTCTTAATAAGGAGGGTAAAGCCGTCCTTATCCAGGCTGTCAATGAAACTTTTGATAAAGAAATAAGCTATAGGGGCAGGAACATAAAAATTGGGAACACTATCCAGTTCGACTGTCACAGGATTGCAAACAGCCTGATCGGGAAATAA
- a CDS encoding type II toxin-antitoxin system death-on-curing family toxin: protein MEESDALISLIEILKIHQKVIDYDKFKDPDDYTPAIRSLATLELMFEYLIKESNTIFENAAIIVYTIVAKHPFFNGNKRTGYEAMNFVIEDAGYKFTSTDKEMIEFIIRVATTENEMSIEEIKEWIIRHTERT from the coding sequence TTGGAAGAAAGTGATGCTTTGATCAGTTTAATTGAAATTTTGAAAATTCATCAAAAGGTTATAGATTACGATAAATTTAAAGATCCAGATGATTATACCCCCGCAATACGTTCTTTAGCTACGTTGGAATTAATGTTTGAATATTTAATAAAAGAATCTAATACTATTTTCGAAAATGCAGCAATAATAGTCTATACTATTGTTGCAAAACATCCGTTTTTCAACGGAAACAAAAGAACTGGTTATGAAGCCATGAATTTTGTTATTGAAGATGCAGGATACAAGTTTACATCTACAGATAAAGAGATGATAGAATTCATAATTAGAGTAGCTACAACAGAAAATGAAATGTCAATTGAAGAAATAAAAGAATGGATAATTCGACATACGGAAAGAACATGA
- a CDS encoding DUF7557 family protein, which translates to MSTIAIDPDVKESLRELKLAPEESYNSVVKRLISEVKKKEDYKPMFPKEEKQEHKESRIKDFNAWLEKKLVEDKNILDALGRK; encoded by the coding sequence ATGTCTACAATAGCTATAGACCCGGATGTAAAAGAATCGCTTAGAGAGTTAAAGTTAGCTCCAGAAGAGTCTTATAATTCGGTAGTTAAGAGACTTATTAGCGAAGTTAAAAAGAAAGAAGACTATAAGCCTATGTTTCCAAAAGAAGAAAAACAAGAACATAAGGAATCTCGTATAAAAGATTTTAATGCTTGGTTAGAAAAGAAGCTGGTAGAAGATAAAAATATTTTAGATGCACTTGGAAGAAAGTGA
- the cas2 gene encoding CRISPR-associated endonuclease Cas2: MLVWVIYDITENRIRQKVSDCCKNYGLYRVQKSVFLGDLNSNDRDSLALECEELIDTEHDSVYIFPMDEQSFKKVQLLGQAFDKELVSDEVITKFF, from the coding sequence TTGCTTGTCTGGGTAATATACGATATTACGGAAAACAGGATTCGCCAGAAAGTTAGCGACTGCTGTAAGAATTATGGGCTTTATAGAGTTCAGAAAAGTGTATTTCTGGGAGACCTTAATTCAAATGATAGAGATTCCCTGGCGCTTGAGTGCGAAGAGCTGATCGACACCGAACATGATTCTGTATATATTTTTCCGATGGATGAGCAGTCATTCAAGAAAGTCCAGCTGCTCGGCCAGGCTTTCGATAAGGAGCTTGTCAGCGACGAAGTGATTACCAAATTCTTCTGA